Proteins co-encoded in one Phycisphaerae bacterium genomic window:
- a CDS encoding phosphatidylglycerophosphatase A — protein sequence MSVLTEERTPFRRLLLLIGSFGPLGHAPASGTVTVALIGVPLYWLLSTYLGLPPAAYLALVTALTLFAVWLHDVGDRILRKKDSSTLVWDEIVGFLIGVAFVPFSWPIVIIAFFLERAIDIAKVPPARWIEDRWPGGWGVVGDDVVAGIYTCLLLHLLTWCFPGLQGLPG from the coding sequence GTGTCCGTGCTGACCGAGGAACGGACACCATTTCGTCGCCTGCTGCTGCTCATCGGCTCCTTCGGGCCGCTGGGGCATGCGCCGGCATCCGGCACGGTCACGGTCGCCTTGATCGGCGTTCCTCTGTACTGGTTGCTCAGCACCTACCTCGGCCTGCCGCCGGCCGCGTACCTCGCGCTCGTTACCGCACTGACGCTGTTCGCGGTCTGGCTCCACGATGTCGGCGACCGGATCCTCCGCAAGAAGGACAGCTCGACCCTGGTCTGGGATGAGATCGTCGGGTTTCTTATCGGCGTCGCCTTTGTGCCCTTCTCCTGGCCGATCGTGATCATCGCCTTTTTCCTCGAACGCGCCATCGACATTGCGAAAGTGCCTCCCGCCCGCTGGATCGAAGACCGCTGGCCCGGAGGCTGGGGCGTCGTCGGCGATGACGTCGTGGCCGGAATCTACACCTGTCTCCTGCTCCATTTGCTCACTTGGTGCTTCCCCGGTCTGCAAGGCTTGCCAGGATAG
- a CDS encoding sigma-70 family RNA polymerase sigma factor — MPSGQSDKTSPTPSIHRLGEFDPLERQRLVRLAYRFVWNLHDAEDVVQDALVTARQKANDVKEPNRWWNWLMRIVVQRCHLQKRRQRMRRRAESLLPSRAEKHVESTTDQLSPQATRLRTALLELPDRQRDVLVLRHLEDMPFEQIGEVLGISPVTARVHAHAGREALRKRLTCAEGAPGSGRNDL, encoded by the coding sequence ATGCCGTCCGGCCAATCGGACAAAACTTCGCCCACGCCCTCGATCCACCGGTTGGGCGAATTCGATCCGCTGGAACGTCAACGGCTCGTCCGCCTGGCCTACCGCTTCGTTTGGAATCTGCACGACGCGGAAGACGTGGTGCAGGACGCGCTGGTTACGGCGCGCCAGAAGGCGAACGACGTCAAGGAGCCGAATCGATGGTGGAACTGGCTGATGCGAATCGTGGTGCAACGCTGCCATCTGCAGAAGCGTCGGCAACGGATGCGCCGACGAGCGGAATCATTACTCCCGTCTCGTGCCGAGAAGCATGTAGAGTCCACGACCGATCAGCTTTCTCCTCAAGCAACACGACTGAGAACGGCGTTGCTCGAATTGCCCGACCGACAGCGCGATGTGCTTGTACTTCGCCATCTGGAGGACATGCCCTTCGAGCAGATCGGCGAAGTGCTGGGCATCTCGCCCGTGACAGCGCGAGTTCATGCCCATGCAGGGAGGGAAGCCTTGCGCAAGCGGCTGACCTGCGCGGAGGGCGCGCCCGGCAGCGGGCGTAACGACCTCTGA